Part of the Streptomyces sp. f51 genome is shown below.
GGCGGGCCCCGTGATGCCGTACGAGCGGGCCGTCTCGGACATCACCGGGTCGACGCCGCGTACGCCCTCGATCGTGTTGAGCAGGATCGGCCACACACAGCCGCTCGCGATCACGACGATCTTCATCGTGTCCCCGATGCCCGCGAACAGCATGATGACCGGAACGAGCACCGGCGGCGGCACCGCCCGCAGGAACTCGAGGACCGGTTCGCACACCGCCCGCACCTTCCGGTACGAGCCGATCAGCGTCCCGAGGGCGATCCCCGCGGTCGCGGCCGACGCGTAGCCGGCGAGCAGCCGCAGCAGGCTGGGCACCAGGTCGGCCCGCAGCCGTGCGCGGGTCCAGACGTCGGGGAACGTCCTGATGATCGTGCGCAGCGGGGGCCAGTAGACATCGGTGCTGCCGTCCGAGGCGAGCCACCAGAGGGCGAACAGCAGCGCCGGGAGCGCGACGACGAACAGCGCGCGCAGCAGCCGGCCGGCCCACGGGTTCGGCCGCGTCCGCCCGGCCAAGGCGTCCGTCACACCGCCACCTCCCCGCGCACCGACTGGTGCCAGGCCAGCGCGTACCGCTCGACCGTCCGCGCGCCCACGTTGACGATCAGCCCGAGCAGGCCCGTGACCACGATGAGCGCGTACATCTCGGGCACGGCCTGCGAGGTCTGAGCGACGGCGATGCGCGCACCCAACCCCGGGGCGCCGATGACGAGTTCGGCGGTCACCGTGAGGATCAGCGCGACCGCGGCGGCGAGCCGGACGCCCGTCATGACGTACGGGAGCGCGGTCGGCCACAGCACATGGCGGATCCGGGCCCAGGTGCCGAGCCCGTACGAGCGTGCCGTCTCCTCTGCCACCGGGTCGACGTCCCGCACGCCGTACATGACCTGGATGAGTACCTGCCAGAAGGACGCGTACACGACCAGCAGGAGCACCGACCTCAGCTCGGTGCCGTAGAGCAGGACGGCCAGCGGGATCAGGGCGACGGAGGGGATGGGGCGCAGGAACTCGATCGTCGAGGCGGTCGCCTCGCGCAGATACGGCACGACAGAGAGGACCACGCCGACCACGATGCCGGCGCCGACGGCGATCATCAGGCCCAGCGCCCAGCCGGTGAGGGTGTCGCCGAGGTCCGTCCAGAAGGCGCCGTCGGTGATCTGGTCGCCGAGGGCCCGCGCGATCCGGCTGGTCGGCGGGAAGTACCGCTCTTTGACGATGCCGAGCCGCGGCACCGCCTCGCCGAGGGCGAGGAAGGCCGCGAGCCCGGCGGCGCCCAGCGCGGTGTTCACGGCCCGTTCCGTGGACCCGCCGCCGCGCGGTGACGTCGGTGTCACGGCAGCAACTTGCCCAGATCGGGGGCCGTCTTGAAGAGGCCGTCCTGCTCGCCCAGCTTCTCCAGCGTCTCGATCGAGGCCTTGTTCGGCTCGGCGGGCCACTTCGGCAGGGTCACCTTCGCCAGCACGGCCGCGGGGATCTTCGTGTACGTGGTGACGATCTGCCGTACCTCGTCCGGGTGCGCGTCGGCGTAGGCGAGGGACTCGGCGGTGGCCTCCTGGAAGTCCTTGACCACGGCGGGGTGTTGCTGCGCGTACTGGTTCGAGGTGAAGTACATGGCGACGGTGAGGTCCTTCGCCACGTCGACCAGGGAGGAGGCGATCTCGGTCGCGCCCTGGCTCCGCACGGTGGCGAGCGCGGGCTCGACCACCATCGCGGCGTCGATCTGGCCGCTGTCGAGGGCCGCCGGCATCTGGTCGAAGGCGAGCTCGACGAACGTCACCTTGGACGGATCGCCGCCCGCCTTGCGCACCGACTCGCGCACGGCCGTCTCGTTGATGTTCTTCAGCGTGTTGACCGCGACCTTCCTGCCCTCCAGGTCCTTCGCCGTCCTGATCGCGCTGCCCTTCTTGACGGTGATCGCGCCGAAGTCCGCGCCCGCGACGCCAGTCGAGGCGACGCCGTTCGCGATGGCCTTCACCGGGACGCCGTTGGACTGGGCGATCATCAGCGAGGTCATGTTGGAGAACCCGAACTGGAACTGGCCCGAGACGACACCCGGGACGATCGCCGCGCCGCCCTGGGCGGTCGTCATCGACAGCTTCAGTCCGTGCTTCGCGTAGAAGCCCTTCTCCTGCCCCAGATAGACGGGGGCGACATCGACGATGGGGATGACCCCCAGCTTGACGGTGGTGGTACCACCGGACGAGGCGTTCTTGCCCGAGGCGCCTCCGCCGCCGGACGAGCCGCAGGCCGTCGCGGCGACCATCAGGGCTCCGGTCGCGATACCGGCGAGCAGACGACGCATGGCTCCTCCTGTGCAGACGAGAGTGTTCCGACAGGGCGTGCGCACACCGCACAATGGTGCTCAGCGCGAAGGTAGAACCCTGTCCGTGCCGGGTCAATGGCCTTGGCTGACAATATTGTTGACAGTTATCGAAGCGTGCTCACGCGGTGTGCGGAGGCGCTTCGCGTGTCCCTCTGGAGGCGGCGATGCCTGCGGCAGACCGAGCGCCCCATTTCGTCCGGTCCTTCGAGCGCGGACTCGCCGTCATCCGCGCCTTCGGCCCCGACCGGCCGGAGATGACCCTCAGTGAGGTCGCCCGCGGCTGCGACCTCACCCGTGCGGCGGCGCGCCGCTTCCTGCTGACCCTGGTCGATCTCGGATACGTCCACACGGACGGCCGGGTCTTCCGGCTCACCCCGCGTGTCCTGGAACTCGGCTACGCCTATCTCTCCGGCTTCACCGTCCCGGAGATCGCTCAGCCCCACCTCGAGCAACTGGCCGAAGAGGTGGGGGAGTCGAGCTCGCTCTGTGTCCTGGACGGCGACAACATCGTGTACGTGGCGCGGGTCCCGACCCGGCGCATCATGACGGCGGCGATCACCGTCGGCACCCGCTTCCCCGCCCATGCCACCTCCGTCGGCCGCGTGATCCTCGCGCATCTCGCGGACGACGAGATCGACACCCGGCTGAAGCGGGCCGCCCTGCGCCCCCTGACCGCACGCACGATCGTCTCGCCCGACCTGCTGAGAGCGGAGCTGGTGCGGGTCAGGAGTCAGGGATACGCCATCGTGGACCAGGAGTTGGAGGAGGGGCTGCGCTCCGTCGCCGCGCCCGTGCGCGACCGCCACGGGGCCGTGGTGGCGGCCGCGAACATCCCCGTGCCCGCCGGCCGCACCAGCGTCGAGTCCGTCCGGCGCGACCTGCTTCCCCCTCTGCTGGCGACGGTCGCGCGGATCGAGCGCGACCTGGCGGTCACAGGTCCAGGACGAGCCGGCTCCCCAGACAGCGGGACACACAGATGAGCATGGTCCCGCCCGCCTCCCGCTCCTCGTCCGTCAGCACCGAGTCCCGGTGGTCCGGGGTCCCTGCGAGGACCTCCGTCTCGCAGGTGCCGCAGGTGCCCTCGGCGCAGGAGTAGAGCACCTCGACGCCGTGGGCGCGCACCGCGTCGAGAACGGAGACACCGGGAGCGACGGTCAGCGAGCGCCCCGTCCGTGCCAGGACGACCTCGAACTCCCGCTCCCCGTCGGCCTCCTGCTCCTTGGGCCGGAACCGCTCGACGCGCAGCAGGCCGGGCGGGCAGCGCTCCTCCACCGCGTCCAGCAGCGACCCGGGACCGCAGCAGTAGACGAGGGTGCCCCGGGGGATCTCCCCCAGCACGGAGACGAGGTCGAGCGGTCCGGTCTCGTCCTGGGGAGCGAGGGTGACCCGGTCCCCGTACCGCTCCAGCTCCCCGGTGAACGCCATCGAGCCACGGGTGCGCCCGCCGTACAGCAGGGTCCACTCGGCGCCCGCCGCCTCGGCCGCGGCGAGCATGGGCAGGATCGGGGTGATGCCGATCCCGCCCGCGACGAAGCGGTAGCGCGGGGCGGGCGCGAGCGGGAAGCGCTGCCGCGGCCCGCGGACACGGACCCTTTCGCCCTCGCCCAACCGCGCGTGCACGTGGGCCGATCCGCCGCGCCCGTCCGGTTCGCGCAGCACCGCGATCCGCCACGAGCCCCGGTCCGCCGGATCGCCGCACAGGGAGTACGGCCGCTCCAGGCCGGGACCGAGCACGACATCGACGTGGGCCCCCGGCTCCCAGACGGGCAGTTCGGAGCCGAACGGATGGCGCAGCTCCAGGGCGAGGACACCGTCGGCGACGAACTCCCGCCGCTCGACGACGAGTTCCCCCTCGTACGAGCTTTCGCCGGCCGGGCCGGTCACCGCACCCTCTCCACGGGCTTGTCGCCCTCCTCGACCAGGCGGGCGAGTATGCGCCGGGCGGCGAGCCCGCCGGCGTCGATGCCGATGCTCAACTCCTGGTAGCCGCCGCTTTCGTGGGCGAGGTCCCGCTGGAGGAGGTTGAGCGCGTCGACGTCCTGCATCACCACCGTGTGGTTCAAGTCCCGCATGAGGGAGCTGACTTCGTCGTCCGAGCGGGCGAAGTCGCGCGAGACCGCCCAGAAGTCGTACACCCTGCCCCGGTCCGACGGCGTGATCGCGTACGTGATCTCGGTGTGGAAGGCGTTCGGGTCGCCGCCGTCCGCCTCCGGGAGCACTCCGGCCGGCGCGACCCTGCTGTGCAGCAGATAGAGGCAGGGCGCGTGGTACTCGACGTCCTGCCAGCGCGTGATGCGGCCCCGGATCCCGGTCGAGCGGGCGTAGAACGGCGGGCACTCGGCGTCGGCCATGCGCCGGGAGACCCGTACGACGCCGGCGTCCTCGTCCACCTCGGTGACGATCGGTGTCCCGGCGACCTCGGGCGTGCCGATGTACCCGCCGTGCAGATACGTCTCGTGCGAGAGGTCGAGGAGGTTGTCGACGAGGAGTCCGTAGTCCGCGTCGATCACCTCCATGCCGCTGACCGTCGTCCAGCCGGGCGAGTCCATGTGCGGGGCGCGCGGAACGGCCCCCGGGTCGGCGAGCGCGGGGTCGCCGATCCAGACCCAGACGAACAGGTCCCGCTCGACGACGGGGTAGGAGGCGACACGAGCGGTGCGTGGTATCCGCTTCTGCCCGGGCACGGACACGCACGCGCCGGTCGTGTCGTAGGTGAACCCGTGGTAGCCGCACACGATCCGGTCGCCGTCGAGCCTGCTCTCCGAGAGCGGGAAACGCCGGTGCACACACCGGTCGGACAGCGCGACGGCGGCCCCGTCCTCCTCGGAGCGGTAGAGCACGAGCGGCTCGCCGAGGACGCTCCGCCCGAGGAGCTCCCGCCCGACCTCGTGGGTGTAGGCGACGACGTACCACTGGT
Proteins encoded:
- a CDS encoding ABC transporter permease subunit translates to MTDALAGRTRPNPWAGRLLRALFVVALPALLFALWWLASDGSTDVYWPPLRTIIRTFPDVWTRARLRADLVPSLLRLLAGYASAATAGIALGTLIGSYRKVRAVCEPVLEFLRAVPPPVLVPVIMLFAGIGDTMKIVVIASGCVWPILLNTIEGVRGVDPVMSETARSYGITGPARIRSLVLPSASPQIFAGLRQALSVGIILMVISEMFAASNGLGFTIVQFQRGFAIPDMWTGILVLGLLGFLLSVVLQLVERRVLGWYHGLRDSSRRSP
- a CDS encoding ABC transporter permease, yielding MNTALGAAGLAAFLALGEAVPRLGIVKERYFPPTSRIARALGDQITDGAFWTDLGDTLTGWALGLMIAVGAGIVVGVVLSVVPYLREATASTIEFLRPIPSVALIPLAVLLYGTELRSVLLLVVYASFWQVLIQVMYGVRDVDPVAEETARSYGLGTWARIRHVLWPTALPYVMTGVRLAAAVALILTVTAELVIGAPGLGARIAVAQTSQAVPEMYALIVVTGLLGLIVNVGARTVERYALAWHQSVRGEVAV
- a CDS encoding ABC transporter substrate-binding protein, which translates into the protein MRRLLAGIATGALMVAATACGSSGGGGASGKNASSGGTTTVKLGVIPIVDVAPVYLGQEKGFYAKHGLKLSMTTAQGGAAIVPGVVSGQFQFGFSNMTSLMIAQSNGVPVKAIANGVASTGVAGADFGAITVKKGSAIRTAKDLEGRKVAVNTLKNINETAVRESVRKAGGDPSKVTFVELAFDQMPAALDSGQIDAAMVVEPALATVRSQGATEIASSLVDVAKDLTVAMYFTSNQYAQQHPAVVKDFQEATAESLAYADAHPDEVRQIVTTYTKIPAAVLAKVTLPKWPAEPNKASIETLEKLGEQDGLFKTAPDLGKLLP
- a CDS encoding IclR family transcriptional regulator C-terminal domain-containing protein, giving the protein MPAADRAPHFVRSFERGLAVIRAFGPDRPEMTLSEVARGCDLTRAAARRFLLTLVDLGYVHTDGRVFRLTPRVLELGYAYLSGFTVPEIAQPHLEQLAEEVGESSSLCVLDGDNIVYVARVPTRRIMTAAITVGTRFPAHATSVGRVILAHLADDEIDTRLKRAALRPLTARTIVSPDLLRAELVRVRSQGYAIVDQELEEGLRSVAAPVRDRHGAVVAAANIPVPAGRTSVESVRRDLLPPLLATVARIERDLAVTGPGRAGSPDSGTHR
- a CDS encoding PDR/VanB family oxidoreductase, translated to MTGPAGESSYEGELVVERREFVADGVLALELRHPFGSELPVWEPGAHVDVVLGPGLERPYSLCGDPADRGSWRIAVLREPDGRGGSAHVHARLGEGERVRVRGPRQRFPLAPAPRYRFVAGGIGITPILPMLAAAEAAGAEWTLLYGGRTRGSMAFTGELERYGDRVTLAPQDETGPLDLVSVLGEIPRGTLVYCCGPGSLLDAVEERCPPGLLRVERFRPKEQEADGEREFEVVLARTGRSLTVAPGVSVLDAVRAHGVEVLYSCAEGTCGTCETEVLAGTPDHRDSVLTDEEREAGGTMLICVSRCLGSRLVLDL
- a CDS encoding aromatic ring-hydroxylating dioxygenase subunit alpha, which encodes MPHTTAFARNQWYVVAYTHEVGRELLGRSVLGEPLVLYRSEEDGAAVALSDRCVHRRFPLSESRLDGDRIVCGYHGFTYDTTGACVSVPGQKRIPRTARVASYPVVERDLFVWVWIGDPALADPGAVPRAPHMDSPGWTTVSGMEVIDADYGLLVDNLLDLSHETYLHGGYIGTPEVAGTPIVTEVDEDAGVVRVSRRMADAECPPFYARSTGIRGRITRWQDVEYHAPCLYLLHSRVAPAGVLPEADGGDPNAFHTEITYAITPSDRGRVYDFWAVSRDFARSDDEVSSLMRDLNHTVVMQDVDALNLLQRDLAHESGGYQELSIGIDAGGLAARRILARLVEEGDKPVERVR